ATTTATTTGTTTTAATTTTCTTGAAAGTAAAAGAAAAATTTTCTTTAAAGATAATCGTAGATTTCAAATCGGATTTTCTAAATGATTTACTGAAAATTATATCACTTCCATTTGAATATGAGACTTCAACCCATTCGGGTAAAAATATCCACGATTCAAGGAATTGTAAAAAACCAATTTTTATTTTACTGATTTCAATTTCTTTACCAAAATCAATGTTGGCAACAAGATCATTTTTTTCAAAACCTTGCCATATAGATAAATCAGCACTAGAAGTCATTTTTTCCGGCCCGCAAATTCCATCTAACAATGCATTAACATCTCCGCCAGAATATTTTTTACTGAATGGAAATTCAAACGATATTTTTCCGCCAATTCCCTTATGATTTATTTTAATATTTTTTTGAGGCAAAAACTTTGTCAAATCTGTATCATCATATTTTTCTTGTAACTTTTGAAGTTCAATTTTCATTTCAGATATTACAGACTGATATTCTTGATTCTCATAAACATTGTTTAATTCATTTGGATCCTTCTCTAAATCATAAAGTTCCCAAGCATCAATATCATAATAGAAATGAATTAGCTTATAACGAGAATTTCTAATCCCATAATGTCTTTTAACGCTATGTTCAGCCGGATATTCAAAATAATGATAATAAATTGATTTCCGCCAATCAGATGGATTCTTTCCTTCTAATATTTTCTTAAGTGAATTCCCTTGCATATCTGTAGGAATTGGAACATTTGCATATTCTAAAAATGTTGGAGCATAATCAATATTTACAACCATATTTTCATTATTGACAATTCCCTTTTCACCATAAGGAACTTTTATTATTAGAGGAGTCCTTAAAGATTGCTCATACATGAATCGTTTATCAAACCAACCATGTTCGCCTAAATAAAATCCTTGATCAGAAGTATAAACCACAATTGTGTTGTCTTCCAAATTATTTTCTTTTAAATAATCCAATACTTTCCCAACATTCTCATCAACAGAAGCAATACACCTTAAATAATCTTTTATATATCTCTGATATTTCCATTTGGCTAATTCTTCATCGGTTAAATTACTTTCCTTAAAAAATTTATTTTCATCATCATAAGCATTGTTCCAAATTGATCTTTGTTCATCAGTTAATCTATCAAATGAACTTTTCCACCAATTATTATTAATCTTTTCATTTTTAAATTTAGATTTTTCATTTTCATCAATTGGAACTTTTAAATCGTAATCAATATACATATCTTCATCAATTTTCATTGTTTGATTTTTTGCGGCCTCACTTCTTGTTTTATAATCATCAAAAAATGTATCGGGAAGCGGAAATTCCTTATCATCATATAAATTTAAATTATCCGGTTCCGGCATCCAATTTCTATGCGGAGCTTTGTGATGAAGCAATAAACAAAATGGTTTACTCTTGTCTAAATTATCCAACCAATTAAGTGCAAATTCCGTAGTTAAATCAGTAACATATCCTTCCACTCTTTTTTTTGCCCCCATTTCAATAAAATCCGGATTATAATATTCACCTTGATCCGGTAAAATATTCCAATAATCAAAACCTACCGGTTCACTTTTAAGATGCCATTTACCAACAACTGCAGTTAAATATCCATCTTTTTGCAGTAGTTTTGTAAAAGTTTGTTGTGATCCATCAAAGGTTGTTCTGTTATCAATCATTCCATTTATGTGATTATATTTCCCGGTAAGCATACATGCACGGCTTGGTCCACATATTGAATTTGTAACAAAACTTTTTTCAAATAGTACTCCTTCTTTTGCAAGTCTATCAATATTTGGCGTTAAATTTAATTTCCCTCCATAACTGCTAATAGCTTGATATGCATGATCATCACTCATTATGAATAAGATATTCATACGTTTTTTATTTGCACATGCTTCAAAAATATATGGAGAAACTGCAATACCAGCAGCAGTTACACTTACATGTTTTATGAATCTTCTTCTATCCATATTTTACTTTAATTAATGTTTGTAATTGTCTCTTTGTTATCCGGTATTCGAATTTCAATTTTAACATCTGAGTTTTCATTTCCATCAATTTCACAATTGAAAGTTAATTTATGATTTCCACTCGATAAAATTAAATCAGAATTACTAAATTGAATTGTATTTCTAATTTTCCAATTCTTGGTATAAACAGTTGCGATTTTATTCTTAGACAATTTTAAAATTTCATTTTTTTGAAGTTCAACTGGAATTTCAATTTTTCTAAAGTTATCAAATTCCAAAACTAAATTTTTTACTTTATTTTCTTGTGATGAAATTATTATTTCTGCTGATGAATCACTAACTGAATTAGTAAAATTAAATTCAGAAAAAGTGGGTTGTCCGGGTTGAAGATTTTTTTTATTGTACGAAAACTTGAATGAATGAATTTGTTGAAGTAAATATTCTTTATTTGACTTTTTCGTTAATCTGAATTCATTTTTGATATCTTTCATTTTTTCTTTTTGTTTTTCAGAAAATAAATTTTCAATACGAACTTCTTCCCACAATCCAATTGTGTTTAATATTTTTTCAGATAAATTATTCTCTTCAAGAGATTTGTCACTAACCACAAAAGCATACCCAGCATTATAAGCAGCAGACCGAACCAACATCCATTCAATATCTTCCAGACTTGTTTCCGGTCTTAATTGAAACCAACCCAACATTGCCGGCATTAAATTTCTTTGAAAATATTCTTGATTCTTTAATCTGTATTCTGTTTGACTTTCTCTAAATCCAGCATACCAAGGTTCTCCCCAATTCATTCTTGTATATAAATGCCAAAAGAAATGTGTAGTTCTGCTTGCATCGGCAATAAGACTTGTTTTGATATTTTCATCCAAATTATTATACCAATTTTGAGTGAATAGAATTTCCCCATAATTGCCCATTCCGGTTGATCTATTTCCTTCCAATCCATCGAATGATATTTGCCTTAAGCCAGTTTGATTAAATATTTCTGCAATATTTTTTGACACTTCCAAACTTAATTCCGGATCAGTTGAAAATACTTTATAACCATGATCTGCCAATTTTGAAATTATACTTCTTTTAAAATGCATTGCAGCATTAGTGCCGAATACACCTCTTTCACAATTTATTAATTTCCAACCATTTTCATTTATAACTTTTTCATATCTAATTAATTCTTCATCAATCTGAACTGTTTTAAGATTATTATTTTTATATTGATCAAAAAATTTGGGATCTGCAATTGCAATATTTTTTTGACTTTCGTTAATATCTTCAGTAATTACAGAATTCCCCACTTTACCAAGTCTTTTATCCGGAACCGGAGTAACATATTTGTCATTTGTAGTAATAAAATTAGATAAAGTATGAATACCAATTTGTATTCCATTTTGATTTGCCTTTTCAACACATTTTTTTAATCCTTTAATTCCATTAGGGAAATTGACTTTGCTTAATTCAAAATTACCCCAAGTTTCAAATGGATTTCCATGATACAAATATTTTAAACCAGATTTTTTAATCAGTTCTATTGCTTTATCAATTGTTGTTTCCGTAAAATCATAAATCAAATATGCCCTAGAAGCCGCTTTAGATGTTTTGCCCCATTCCCCTTCCAGCATTGGATGAGGAAGATTTTCATTAATTTCTATTTTTGAAATCGTATTTAAGATATTGTTTTTTGTGGTTCCAAAAATTGCTATGGAAGATCCAATAATTCCGCCATCGTCATATTTCGGCGAAAGATAAAATTCATGATCTAAATTTTCAATTATTCTTTCTTGATTTCTATTTCTACAATATGCTTGAAGTGAACTTCCGTATTTAGTTGGTATTGCAGCTTCCACTCTATACAAAACATAATCTTTTCCAGCTTCACTTAAATCAGTCCAATCATCTTGAGCAAAAATATTAATTTGCGGCATACAATCATTGTTTGTCCAAGGAAATCCTCCTAATGTTTTTGGATTTAGCGACTGAAGTCCAATCGCAAAATCTTCACCTTGAACAACACCAATTGTTTCTCCAATTATCTTATTTAGTTTGGTATTGTACGGACCCCAAATAATTAATTCAACTTCATCACTAGTAAAATCATTTACTTCAAATTTTATATAATTTGAATTTGCTTCATAATTAATTACGACTTTTGTATCATTAAAAAAAGTAAGTGTAATTTCATTGCTGTTAGAATTTAACTCAGCATGTTCCGGATTGAATATTTTATCATATACTTTTATTGATAATAAGTATGACGATGTATCTGCAACTAGAAAATTTTCATTAGTATTTTTTTGAAGAAGCTCAATTAATTTTCCTTTGCTATCTATTGATAATTTAAATAAATCATTTTCTAAGGATAAAATCTGATCTTTGTTTGAACATGAAATTATAGAAAATATTATTACAAAAAATATTATATTCTTTTTCATAAGCACCTTTTGTAAATTTTGAATCATTTAGTAATAATTCCAATCTCTGCTGCAGAAGCCCAAGGATTTCCGTTAATTTCATTTATTGATTCAAGTTTGATAAATCGTGCATCAACATTTTGCTGAAATAAAATTTTTTGCTCAACCGGATTATTCTTTATATTGCTAAACTCACCTTGAATAATTTTATCCCAATTGCTTCCATCTAAACTTGTGTAAAAAATAAATTCTTTAATCGTTCCATTAATAATTTCTTTTCTTGGTAAATAAGAAAAACCTTTAATATTGATTTTTTCACCTAAATCAATTTCGATTGAATGCGGATGATCTGGAGAATTTGGTCGCCATTGTGTTATCCAATTTGTATTTTCATCATCATCAATTGCTTTATCTGCATGTTCATTATTATCATCTTGTTCACTGGATACAAAATGAACTTTCCATTTTGCTTTACAAATATCAAATTCCTTAGTTATAATATCACTGGCATTATTATCCGAATCGTAAGCAATTGCTTTAATCATTCCACCTTCCGGAAAATTGAATGTTTCACTAAATACTTTTGAATCATTATTTGGATTCTTCCCATCAATAGAATATTTAATAATTGGACCAGAGACTTCACAACTAATATTTACAAATCCATTTTTATCTCTTGAAATAATAGGATTCGTGACTGGAACTTTTTCAAAAAAAAGTTCAAAATTATTTATTGTTGGATTTAGTCTTGAGTTTAAAATTCTTATTCTTACTCTATCAGAATAAATATTTGAAGTTTTGCAAATTCTCTTGTAACCAACGGTTGTGCCATCTGATATTTTTACCCATTCATTATTTACAAGTGATTCGATTTCAAACGAAGATATTCTTTGTGAAAATTTTTGAATTTGCTCTTGGAATAAGATTCTGTTAAAATATTTCTTTTCGTTTAGTATTATTTCAACGTAAGGTTCCATATCATTTTCATTCGGTATCCAGCAAGTATTAGGATTATCGTCAATAATATTGATGGGTTTGTGATTATTATCAATGTTTGAAGAAGCAACAACAGAACTTCCTTTTGCCAAATTATTTGTGAAAGTTTCATTTAATCGTTTTCCAACTTTATTTAAAACTTGAACATCTCTATCGGAAAATAATCCTTTGTTATTCGGGGGAATGTTAAGAAGAAATACTGTGTTCCCTCCAACAGAACGGTACCAAATATCAATAATTTTTTGAGGAGATTTTACATATTGAGCTTCATCTCTCCAAAACCAACCTTCTCTAATTGATGTATTTGTTTCTGCCGGATACCAATGAAGAAAACCGTTATTTACAATTGCTTCCTTAATTTTATTTATTGATCCCAAATCATCATCTGTCATATCCGGCCAAGTCCAATTATTTTTTGAACCTAACATTGGAATTACTGACCATTCAGATTCTCTCGTTTCACCGGCTTCATTTCCACACCATCTAACATCCGGACCTTTGCCAAAAATTACTGCTTGTGGTGCAAGTTCACGAATTAATTCATACCAAGAATTATATGTATACTGTTGATTTCCTTTTGTTTTGGGATGTGCGCCATCAAACCAAACTTCATAAATTGGTCCATACTCAGTAAGCAATTCAAAAAGTTGATTCATAAAATATTCATTATAATCATCAACCATATATTTAAATGTTTTTTTATTTATAAATTCCTTTCCCGTTTTTCTTGGTATTATCCTTTCAGAATATTTACTGCCGTTTCCATATAAACCATTTTGATTTTCAATTTGATAAAGATCTGCTGGCGATAAATATACACCAAGTTTTAAATCATATTTTTTACAAGATTCTGCTAAATCTTTAAGAACATCTCCTTCACCATTCCGCCAAGTACTTGATTTTACTGAGTGATCAGTATATCGAGTTTGCCAAAGACAAAAACCATCATGATGTTTTACGGTAAGAATCACCAATTTCATTCCGGCAGATTTTATTGCTTCACACCATTGATCTGTATTTAGTTCAGTCGGATTAAATATTTTTGGATCTTCAAAACCGGTTCCCCATTCTCTTCCGGTAAATGTATTTACTCCAAAATGAATAAATGCTGTGAACTCATTTTGCTGCCATTCGTATTGGCGTTGATCCGGCAATACAGAAACAGCTTTTTGCAAAACTTCTGAATCTGTTAATGGAGTATTTTTATTCGATTGTGCAAATATGTTTGAAGAAATAATTATTAATGATAAAAATAAAGTGTTGAAATGTGTTTTATCAAATTGGTTTTTCATAATGCAAAATTTTATTTGTGATTTTTTTTTATTTAATTAACTCGATAAATCAATTTTTATATTTCCCAATCAAAACTCCGGATACATTCCATGAACTGAAACTTCCTCCTTCTTTTTCTCCAATTGGAATTGCAATTTTAAAAGTATGTTTTCCGGCTGATAAATTTGATAAATCTATTTCTACCGGAACTGTAACGGTTCCTGGACACCAATTCGATCTGCTTAAATCCGATGATGAAAGTCCATTTTCAAAATTTCCGGAAGAAGGATTTGATAATCTGAAAGTTCCGCAATCATCTCGCCACGGAATAAAACTATAAATTAATTTATCATCAATAAATATTTCATTTAATTTTTTATTAAATTCATCACCATTTTCCCAACCGCCATGACCTGTACTGGTAAATTTTAGTTTCATATTTTCTAATCCTACCGGAATATTAACTGAAACTTTCAGAGAATCATTGTGAAACATTGTTCCGTAATTCTGATCAGACATTTCCATAATGTTTACGGTATTAAATATTGATTTGATCCAAACATTTTCAGTTTTTTCACTCGGCACAAAAGATGGATAAATTTTAAAATTTACCGAAGCAACATGTCCGCCTTTATCATAATTACCAATAAATATTCCTACCCAAATTTCTTTTCCTTCATTTGGTAAAAGATCTGTTATTTCTCGCCTATAAATAATAGAATCAGCCCAATTATATCCTTCAATCTGTGTATAATCATTAAATTTTCTAACACCAAAAGGAGTGAAAAATCTCATTAGTTCAAGAGGAGGTTCATAATTTTTAGTTGAAATTACTCCTTGAAATTCATTACCATTTATATCTTTATAAATCGGAATTCTGTTAATTCCAAATTTTAATGCATCTAAAAAAGTTGTATCAGTTTCGTTTGGAATTATAAATAAACTTCCAACTCTATCGTAAGCATCGCCGTTTGACCATTGCGAAACTTCAGCAAATACAATATCACCGTTATTTAATTTTGGCAATAATAATTTTTTAAGAAGTACAGTGCCTTTGGAAAATCTGTAAGTTAAGTTTGCTTGGTCTAATTTGGGATTAACAATTGTATCACCAAAATTTATTTTTTGATGTTCAAAAATTGGAATTGTTTTAAATCTACTGTCTATTAATTTTCGTAAATATGTTTTATTATCAACTTCTCTTGCATTTTCTAAATTGTATTTCTTTTCATCTGTAGATAACTCGCGAAAATCAATTTTGCTTGCGAAGGTTTCATAATCATTATTTCTAATCACCTTAAGTACTAAACCTAATCCGGGAGCAATTGAAATAGTTGGAGTTCCTTTAATTTTCAATTCATCTGTGTACCAAACTTCTATTGTATTTGATTTAATTTTGAATATTGCTTTCTTACAATTATATCCTAATATATTTTCTGTTTCATTTGTTATAGTTCCTTCTTCATATTCCGAAAAAGATTTTCTGAAAATATATTTTTCATTATCACCAATTTTAAGAAGCTGCAATGTTTGTTTATTTTCCAAATCAAGAAATTGACTTTCCTTTTCTTTACTAATTCTTCCTTCCATTTTGTAACTAACAAATCCATCATCATAAAACATTTTTAATGAAACATTTTCGGCGAGTTTACTATTATTTCTGAAACTATATTCAACAACTGCTTTATTTAAATTTGTTTGAGAATAGATAAAAGAAGAAAATATGGAAAGTAAAAAAAAACTTTGCGTAAAGTATTTTAATTTTTGTTTCAAGATTGCCCCGTAATTATTTAGCAAAGATTATTTTTTTTCATCAAGTGTAATATTGGCAAACTGATATTTTGATTCATTTAAAATAATTTGCTTTTCAACTCTTTCGTAATTTGTTTCTGCAATAATTTTATACTTTGTATTTGGTAATAATTTTATAATTAAAAAATCATTAAAATCATGTTTCTCGTCTTTTGTAATTCCTTCCTCAACAATTTTATCTTCTAATAATATTTTAATATTTCCTTTAATTCTTTTTCCATTTGGTTTATCAAACAAACGAATCGCCAAAATTACTTTACCATCTTCCGCAACAGATTTGCTATATCTATTAGTAACAATATCCGCATAAACATATGTTGCCGTGCTATCAAAAAGTGGAGGGAAAATTACATCAGTCTTTTTAAATGATGCAGCATAAATACTATACTTCCATTCTGAATCATCCGAAGTTAATGCCCGTTCGCCAAACCAAGTTTTATTAAGAGGACTTTCTTCTTCTGCGCCAATAAAATGCCAACCGTTATCCCAAATTTCAACCCATGAGTGATTTCCAGATTGATCTTTCCATAATGGAACACCAACAAATCTTGCCGGAATTCCAACAGATCTGCAAGCATCAATTAAAATAATTGAAAGTCCGGTACAAGATGCAAGTCCCGCATCAATTGATTCATAAGGACTTTGATCAGCTTTTGGTCTTTTTGTTGAATAATGTACGTTAACAATATTCCAAATTTCTTTATTCAATTTTAGAGTAGCTTCTGAAGGTGAATTTAAATCTTTAATTAGCGGATAAAATTTATTGTGAAAATCTTCTCTCCAATTATCTCTTCTTTCATGAAGATTTGCATATGGTAAAATATAATTTAAAAATATATTCTTTGGAATTTCCTTTCCCCATTTAACTTGTTCCATCACCTTATATGAGAACTCTAAATTTGTTAACAAAAATTCAGAAGATAAATTTTGTAAATCTCTTTCCGGCATATTTTGCAAGAGAAATAATAATCCTTCTTTTTGATTTACCGGACAGTTTTCTATCGCCAATTTAATTTGAGTTGAATTTCCTTTTGAAATCTTTAGCAGATATTCTTCATTAAAAGAATTATTGATATTTGAAATTTCTAAATCTCTACTTGAACAATTTGCAATTAAAAATATGATTGAAATTCCAACTATTAGAAAATACAATTTTGATAAGTTCTTTTTCATTTTACAATTTATTTTATGATTAATAAAACAGAACCGGTAAGAATTTATTGCTTATTATAAGTATTTTTAAGTATCTTACTTACACGTGTAAGTAAACTTAAATAATATTCATCAAAAAAGATATGTTTTTAAAAAATCTTTTAAATTTTTATACGATTGGAATAAATTTTAAGTTTTATTGAAAGATTAAAATTCTACAAAAATCATTTAATTTTTTCACTTTTTTAATTCTGCATGCAAACAAGAATCTTAAAAAAAAGTAAAACATTTGTTGATCAAAATCTTACACGGAATTCACCTCTCAAAAATATTCGTGAACCAATAATTAAATTTGGAAATTTTTTATTTGATATGATTAGAATAATTTTTTCGCAGAAATTCATAGCATTTTTTGAACATTTATTCTAAATAATTTTTTTTTATTTAAGGAGATTTTAAATTGATGAAAAAAATAATTTTCGTAATTGGCATAAGTTTGGTATTTATTTCATGTCAAACAAATACAAAAAAAGATGTTAGTATTATTCCCGAACCAAAATCTGTTGAAGTACAAAATGGAGAATTCATAATTAATGACGAAACAAAATTGATTTATGATAATGAATTCGGAAATATTGATAACATCTTAACTTATGTTAATAATCATTTAACGAAAAGTTCTGGCGCTGAAATAAAAACAGCTGTTGGAAGTAACGTAAATGAAAATTCAATCTACTTTAAATTTGATAAGAATATCACAAATGAAGAAGGTTATCAGTTACAGTCAAATACTGATGGAATAACAATTTCAGCATCTTCAAATATTGGAATTTTTTATGGAGTTCAAACTTTATTGCAACTTTTACCAACTGAAATTTTTTCTCAAAGCAAAATTGACTTTGATTTAATTATACCATGTATAAATATTTCAGATGAACCAAGATTTAAATACAGAGGAGTTCACCTTGATGTTGGTAGACACTTCTTTACTAAAGAAGATATTAAAAAATATATTGATTATTTAGCGATGCATAAAATTAATAAATTCCATTGGCACTTGACTGAAGATCAAGGCTGGAGAATTGAAATTAAAAAATATCCAAAGTTAACTGAAATTGGTGCATGGCGAAAAGAATCAATGGGAGATGAAAAACCACATGGTGGTTTTTATACTCAAGAAGATGTAAAAGAAATAGTGAAATATGCACAAGATAGATTTATAACTATAATTCCGGAAATCGAAATGCC
The nucleotide sequence above comes from Ignavibacteriota bacterium. Encoded proteins:
- a CDS encoding sulfatase; this translates as MDRRRFIKHVSVTAAGIAVSPYIFEACANKKRMNILFIMSDDHAYQAISSYGGKLNLTPNIDRLAKEGVLFEKSFVTNSICGPSRACMLTGKYNHINGMIDNRTTFDGSQQTFTKLLQKDGYLTAVVGKWHLKSEPVGFDYWNILPDQGEYYNPDFIEMGAKKRVEGYVTDLTTEFALNWLDNLDKSKPFCLLLHHKAPHRNWMPEPDNLNLYDDKEFPLPDTFFDDYKTRSEAAKNQTMKIDEDMYIDYDLKVPIDENEKSKFKNEKINNNWWKSSFDRLTDEQRSIWNNAYDDENKFFKESNLTDEELAKWKYQRYIKDYLRCIASVDENVGKVLDYLKENNLEDNTIVVYTSDQGFYLGEHGWFDKRFMYEQSLRTPLIIKVPYGEKGIVNNENMVVNIDYAPTFLEYANVPIPTDMQGNSLKKILEGKNPSDWRKSIYYHYFEYPAEHSVKRHYGIRNSRYKLIHFYYDIDAWELYDLEKDPNELNNVYENQEYQSVISEMKIELQKLQEKYDDTDLTKFLPQKNIKINHKGIGGKISFEFPFSKKYSGGDVNALLDGICGPEKMTSSADLSIWQGFEKNDLVANIDFGKEIEISKIKIGFLQFLESWIFLPEWVEVSYSNGSDIIFSKSFRKSDLKSTIIFKENFSFTFKKIKTNKLKIFAKNVGICPNWHIGSGNSAWLFSDEIIIE
- a CDS encoding alpha-L-fucosidase; translated protein: MKNQFDKTHFNTLFLSLIIISSNIFAQSNKNTPLTDSEVLQKAVSVLPDQRQYEWQQNEFTAFIHFGVNTFTGREWGTGFEDPKIFNPTELNTDQWCEAIKSAGMKLVILTVKHHDGFCLWQTRYTDHSVKSSTWRNGEGDVLKDLAESCKKYDLKLGVYLSPADLYQIENQNGLYGNGSKYSERIIPRKTGKEFINKKTFKYMVDDYNEYFMNQLFELLTEYGPIYEVWFDGAHPKTKGNQQYTYNSWYELIRELAPQAVIFGKGPDVRWCGNEAGETRESEWSVIPMLGSKNNWTWPDMTDDDLGSINKIKEAIVNNGFLHWYPAETNTSIREGWFWRDEAQYVKSPQKIIDIWYRSVGGNTVFLLNIPPNNKGLFSDRDVQVLNKVGKRLNETFTNNLAKGSSVVASSNIDNNHKPINIIDDNPNTCWIPNENDMEPYVEIILNEKKYFNRILFQEQIQKFSQRISSFEIESLVNNEWVKISDGTTVGYKRICKTSNIYSDRVRIRILNSRLNPTINNFELFFEKVPVTNPIISRDKNGFVNISCEVSGPIIKYSIDGKNPNNDSKVFSETFNFPEGGMIKAIAYDSDNNASDIITKEFDICKAKWKVHFVSSEQDDNNEHADKAIDDDENTNWITQWRPNSPDHPHSIEIDLGEKINIKGFSYLPRKEIINGTIKEFIFYTSLDGSNWDKIIQGEFSNIKNNPVEQKILFQQNVDARFIKLESINEINGNPWASAAEIGIITK
- a CDS encoding peptide-N-glycosidase is translated as MKQKLKYFTQSFFLLSIFSSFIYSQTNLNKAVVEYSFRNNSKLAENVSLKMFYDDGFVSYKMEGRISKEKESQFLDLENKQTLQLLKIGDNEKYIFRKSFSEYEEGTITNETENILGYNCKKAIFKIKSNTIEVWYTDELKIKGTPTISIAPGLGLVLKVIRNNDYETFASKIDFRELSTDEKKYNLENAREVDNKTYLRKLIDSRFKTIPIFEHQKINFGDTIVNPKLDQANLTYRFSKGTVLLKKLLLPKLNNGDIVFAEVSQWSNGDAYDRVGSLFIIPNETDTTFLDALKFGINRIPIYKDINGNEFQGVISTKNYEPPLELMRFFTPFGVRKFNDYTQIEGYNWADSIIYRREITDLLPNEGKEIWVGIFIGNYDKGGHVASVNFKIYPSFVPSEKTENVWIKSIFNTVNIMEMSDQNYGTMFHNDSLKVSVNIPVGLENMKLKFTSTGHGGWENGDEFNKKLNEIFIDDKLIYSFIPWRDDCGTFRLSNPSSGNFENGLSSSDLSRSNWCPGTVTVPVEIDLSNLSAGKHTFKIAIPIGEKEGGSFSSWNVSGVLIGKYKN
- a CDS encoding transglutaminase domain-containing protein gives rise to the protein MKKNLSKLYFLIVGISIIFLIANCSSRDLEISNINNSFNEEYLLKISKGNSTQIKLAIENCPVNQKEGLLFLLQNMPERDLQNLSSEFLLTNLEFSYKVMEQVKWGKEIPKNIFLNYILPYANLHERRDNWREDFHNKFYPLIKDLNSPSEATLKLNKEIWNIVNVHYSTKRPKADQSPYESIDAGLASCTGLSIILIDACRSVGIPARFVGVPLWKDQSGNHSWVEIWDNGWHFIGAEEESPLNKTWFGERALTSDDSEWKYSIYAASFKKTDVIFPPLFDSTATYVYADIVTNRYSKSVAEDGKVILAIRLFDKPNGKRIKGNIKILLEDKIVEEGITKDEKHDFNDFLIIKLLPNTKYKIIAETNYERVEKQIILNESKYQFANITLDEKK